A single Comamonas sp. NLF-1-9 DNA region contains:
- a CDS encoding ATP-binding cassette domain-containing protein, which produces MPEAATATPGKPSDEHTSVLFAQLWRAVWRYRWRTFAAVVLLVLAKVAAVGVPLVFKRIIDLFSMPGGLSADLLPGASSVAPAGGQVLMLPVLLLAGYAALRFASTLFTELRDLCFARVTLVTVADFARRALAHMHAMGPRFHLQFQTGALMRDVERGTNGVGFLLGALLFTLLPTLVEILAVVTILALGYSLWFTAIIVATFVLYASYTTVMTRRRVLVQRQVNALDSRASGLMLDSLVNQESVRNNACETQEVRRYGEARQAWVEQSVDNQKALSALHLGQGAIIAFGVGAIMLFAGREALRGSITVGDLVLLNSYVIQICLPLNALGFLFREARDALTNAEKLQQLLARRPEIEEDPRATALEVKRRTVAFEHVDFSYEPGRQVLWDVSFRIEAGQTVAVVGGSGSGKSTLARLLLRTYDPQGGRVLIDERDIRQVTLASLRAAVGIVPQDSTLFNESVAYNIAYGRPGASITDVVHAARAAQIDELIASLPEQLETLVGERGLKLSGGEKQRIAIARAFLKNAPILILDEATSALDTRSEKAIQVQLDALASRRTTLVIAHRLSTIVDADRILVMDKGRIVEQGRHEELLAHRGLYAQLWDLQRQKQEFDRLARKLVRQPLNLGVLLASVVDELRRSLESRAVQLYTHLDPEPLRISGDPAVLSQAIWSICMQAIRATPRGGRIELRLERRGSQAHLSITDSRHQADSGAATTARQALPAAMDPLVLRSAIERQGGHLTITAPTSVQGMRFVIALPLRSPSAAAIRASTPLALQAPSDQRLHGMEVMVIDDREGVREAFDLALRSEGARMHGFASGEPALEWLQARPLAQWPSMLFCDISLGQEDGRQIMARIRELEERRGIALDKRIHAVALTTSDQANDRLLALMSGFQSHFPKSAAPADVVAAAAAQASRLPGVGEPRQHTS; this is translated from the coding sequence ATGCCTGAAGCTGCCACGGCCACGCCCGGCAAGCCGTCTGACGAGCACACCTCGGTGCTCTTTGCGCAGCTTTGGCGCGCGGTCTGGCGCTATCGCTGGCGCACCTTCGCCGCGGTCGTCCTGCTGGTGCTGGCCAAAGTGGCTGCGGTGGGCGTGCCGCTGGTCTTCAAGCGCATCATCGATCTGTTCAGCATGCCCGGCGGCCTGAGCGCCGACCTGCTGCCTGGCGCCTCGTCAGTGGCGCCTGCCGGAGGGCAGGTGTTGATGCTGCCGGTGCTGCTGCTGGCCGGCTACGCGGCGCTGCGTTTTGCCAGCACCTTGTTCACCGAGCTGCGCGACCTGTGCTTTGCGCGGGTCACGCTGGTGACCGTGGCCGACTTCGCCCGCCGCGCTCTGGCGCACATGCATGCCATGGGGCCGCGCTTTCATTTGCAGTTCCAGACAGGGGCGCTGATGCGCGACGTGGAGCGCGGCACGAACGGCGTGGGCTTCTTGCTCGGCGCACTGCTGTTCACGCTGCTGCCCACGCTGGTCGAGATTCTTGCCGTGGTCACGATACTGGCGCTGGGTTACAGCCTGTGGTTTACCGCCATCATCGTGGCCACCTTCGTGCTTTACGCCAGCTACACCACCGTCATGACGCGCCGGCGGGTGCTGGTGCAGCGTCAGGTGAATGCGCTGGACTCACGCGCGAGCGGGCTGATGCTCGACAGCCTGGTGAATCAGGAGTCGGTGCGCAACAACGCCTGCGAAACCCAGGAGGTGCGCCGCTATGGCGAGGCGCGCCAGGCCTGGGTAGAGCAGAGCGTGGACAACCAGAAGGCCTTGTCTGCGCTGCATCTGGGACAGGGCGCGATCATCGCCTTTGGCGTCGGCGCCATCATGCTGTTTGCCGGCCGCGAAGCCCTGCGTGGCAGCATCACCGTGGGCGACCTGGTGCTGCTCAACAGCTATGTGATCCAGATCTGCCTGCCGCTCAACGCCCTGGGCTTTCTGTTTCGCGAAGCGCGAGACGCGCTGACCAACGCCGAAAAACTGCAGCAACTGCTGGCGCGGCGCCCCGAGATCGAAGAGGACCCGCGTGCCACCGCGCTCGAAGTCAAGCGGCGCACCGTGGCCTTCGAGCATGTGGATTTTTCCTACGAACCCGGGCGCCAGGTGCTCTGGGACGTGAGCTTTCGCATCGAGGCGGGCCAGACGGTAGCGGTCGTCGGCGGCAGCGGTTCGGGCAAATCGACGCTCGCGCGCCTGCTGCTGCGCACCTACGATCCGCAGGGCGGCAGGGTGCTGATTGATGAGCGCGACATCCGCCAGGTGACGCTCGCCAGCCTGCGCGCCGCCGTAGGCATCGTGCCGCAGGACAGCACGCTGTTCAACGAAAGCGTGGCCTACAACATTGCCTACGGCCGGCCCGGCGCATCGATCACCGACGTGGTGCATGCCGCGCGCGCGGCGCAGATCGACGAGCTGATCGCCTCGCTGCCCGAGCAGCTTGAAACCCTGGTCGGGGAGCGCGGGCTCAAGCTCTCGGGCGGCGAGAAGCAGCGCATCGCGATTGCCCGCGCCTTCCTGAAGAACGCCCCCATCCTGATCCTGGACGAGGCGACGTCCGCGCTCGATACGCGCTCGGAGAAGGCCATCCAGGTGCAGCTGGACGCGCTGGCCTCGCGGCGCACCACGCTGGTGATTGCACACCGGCTCTCCACCATCGTCGATGCAGACCGCATTCTGGTGATGGACAAGGGGCGCATCGTCGAGCAGGGGCGCCACGAGGAATTGCTCGCGCACCGCGGCCTCTATGCCCAGCTCTGGGATCTGCAGCGCCAGAAGCAGGAGTTCGACCGACTGGCGCGCAAGCTGGTGCGCCAGCCGCTGAACCTGGGCGTGCTGCTGGCCAGCGTGGTCGATGAGCTGCGGCGCAGCCTCGAATCGCGCGCGGTACAGCTCTACACCCACTTGGACCCAGAGCCGCTGCGCATCAGCGGCGACCCGGCGGTGCTGTCGCAGGCCATCTGGAGCATCTGCATGCAGGCCATCCGCGCAACGCCGCGCGGTGGGCGCATCGAGCTGCGGCTGGAGCGCCGCGGCAGCCAGGCCCATCTGAGCATCACGGACAGCAGACACCAGGCGGACAGCGGCGCGGCAACAACCGCCAGGCAGGCGCTGCCCGCCGCCATGGATCCTCTGGTGCTGCGCTCGGCCATTGAGCGCCAGGGCGGGCATCTGACCATCACCGCGCCCACATCGGTCCAGGGCATGCGTTTCGTGATCGCGCTGCCCTTGCGCTCGCCCTCGGCGGCGGCGATTCGTGCTTCAACGCCGCTGGCGCTGCAGGCGCCCAGCGATCAGCGGCTCCATGGCATGGAGGTCATGGTCATTGACGATCGCGAGGGCGTGCGCGAGGCCTTTGATCTTGCGCTGCGCAGCGAAGGCGCGCGCATGCACGGCTTCGCGTCCGGCGAGCCAGCGCTCGAGTGGCTGCAGGCCAGGCCGCTCGCACAGTGGCCCAGCATGCTGTTTTGCGACATCTCGCTCGGCCAGGAGGACGGGCGCCAGATCATGGCGCGGATCCGCGAGCTCGAAGAACGCCGCGGCATCGCGCTGGACAAGCGCATCCACGCGGTCGCATTGACCACTTCCGACCAGGCCAACGACCGCCTGCTGGCGCTGATGTCGGGCTTTCAATCGCATTTTCCAAAGTCGGCGGCGCCGGCCGACGTGGTGGCCGCTGCCGCCGCGCAGGCGTCGCGCCTGCCCGGTGTGGGCGAGCCGCGCCAGCACACTTCCTGA
- a CDS encoding mechanosensitive ion channel family protein → MEHLTSYAAWISAALNLQLVSLGEVSITAGSLLKLLVLMTALFWFAGAMRRWMVTRLLRHFDANAGTRIAIASVLRYLVLVLGMMLIMQNVGIKLSALSVVAGAIGVGVGFGLQNIVSNFISGLIVMLERPVKVGDRIEVGAIEGVVREISARRTTVVTADNVAVLIPNQRLILENVVNADYLNESVRLRITVVLVAETELALLEQILRTVAAANPHVLATPAPEVLMSALEGSNCKFELAVWYCPGVVARDRLTSELNIALSKEFAAHGVRHA, encoded by the coding sequence ATGGAACATCTGACTTCTTATGCCGCCTGGATCTCTGCCGCCCTGAACCTGCAGCTCGTAAGCCTGGGAGAGGTGTCCATCACCGCTGGCTCCCTGCTCAAGCTGCTGGTGCTGATGACGGCGCTGTTCTGGTTTGCCGGGGCCATGCGCCGCTGGATGGTGACGCGGCTGCTGCGCCACTTTGACGCCAATGCGGGCACGCGCATCGCCATCGCCTCGGTGCTGCGCTATCTGGTGCTGGTGCTGGGGATGATGCTCATCATGCAGAACGTGGGCATCAAGCTCTCGGCGCTCAGCGTCGTGGCGGGCGCCATCGGCGTGGGCGTGGGCTTTGGCCTGCAGAACATCGTCAGCAATTTCATCAGCGGCCTGATCGTCATGCTCGAGCGGCCGGTCAAGGTGGGCGACCGCATCGAGGTCGGCGCCATCGAAGGCGTGGTGCGCGAGATCTCCGCCCGGCGCACGACCGTGGTCACGGCGGACAACGTGGCGGTACTGATTCCCAACCAGCGCCTGATTCTGGAAAACGTGGTCAATGCCGACTACCTGAACGAGTCGGTGCGCCTGCGCATCACGGTGGTGCTGGTGGCTGAGACCGAGCTCGCGCTGCTCGAGCAGATTCTGCGCACCGTGGCCGCGGCCAACCCCCACGTGCTTGCAACGCCCGCTCCCGAGGTCCTCATGAGCGCGCTGGAGGGCAGCAACTGCAAATTCGAGCTGGCCGTGTGGTACTGCCCCGGTGTGGTCGCGCGCGACCGGCTCACGAGCGAACTCAACATTGCGCTGAGCAAGGAATTCGCTGCGCACGGTGTGCGCCATGCCTGA
- a CDS encoding SDR family oxidoreductase, whose amino-acid sequence MNELEGKTVLVTGAGSGLGAAIARQLVQARARVVLADIGAEKAESVARLIDPEGSATQALKMDVSQPGDVANAISDIHARWGRLDVLINNAGTDVTESIEDIDAGEWARVVQTNLYGPFLLAKAALPMLRAADAGRGGHIVNVASTAALRAWPNASAYHASKWGLRGLSKAMHVELREAGIRVSTLFAGGMRTPFLLERFPGIDTGLLQDPENVARTVVFLLTVPRGSVIAEMMVLPDRETSWP is encoded by the coding sequence ATGAACGAACTCGAAGGAAAGACGGTCCTCGTCACCGGCGCGGGCAGCGGCTTGGGTGCGGCCATCGCGCGGCAACTGGTGCAAGCCCGCGCGCGGGTGGTTTTGGCAGACATTGGTGCCGAAAAAGCCGAGAGCGTGGCACGCCTCATCGACCCCGAGGGCAGCGCCACGCAGGCGCTCAAGATGGACGTCAGCCAGCCTGGCGACGTAGCCAACGCGATCAGCGACATCCATGCGCGCTGGGGGCGCCTCGATGTGCTCATCAACAACGCCGGCACCGACGTCACCGAGTCGATCGAGGACATCGACGCCGGCGAGTGGGCGCGCGTGGTGCAGACCAACCTGTACGGCCCCTTCCTGCTGGCCAAGGCGGCGCTGCCGATGCTGCGCGCGGCCGATGCCGGCCGCGGCGGCCACATCGTGAACGTGGCGTCCACCGCCGCGCTGCGCGCCTGGCCCAACGCCAGCGCCTACCACGCCAGCAAGTGGGGCTTGCGCGGACTGAGCAAAGCCATGCATGTCGAGCTGCGCGAGGCCGGCATCCGGGTGAGCACGCTGTTCGCCGGCGGCATGCGCACGCCTTTTCTGCTGGAGCGCTTTCCGGGGATAGATACCGGCCTGCTGCAGGACCCAGAGAACGTCGCGCGCACCGTGGTGTTCCTGCTCACCGTGCCGCGTGGCTCCGTCATCGCCGAGATGATGGTGCTGCCGGACAGGGAGACCTCATGGCCTTGA
- a CDS encoding glycosyltransferase family 9 protein, with product MALKTGWAGARNILAVRLDSMGDVLMSSPALAAMRLSSPDVRLTLLTSIEGARTARHVDVVDDTLVYAAPWVAPAAEPSSHRADLAFINTLAQRGFDAAVIFTVCTQSALPAALACRLAGIPLRLAHSRENPYALLTDWVRDPDTEIASARHEVQRQLDLVREVGFETQDQHLRMRYDHADALRMQAALAEAGGDVRRPYIVVHAGARAASRRYPAPLYGVVARALQARTGMQLVFTGSDGEADLVTQAAAQMSQAPVDLAGKLGLGELAALLDGAQVLLCNNTGPAHMAAALGTPVVVLYALTNPQHTPWQVPARVLSHDVPCRNCLKSRCPEIHHDCLLRIAPETVVEATLDLLARSASVPHHGAAHAAARWQHHGAARPAARAAVG from the coding sequence ATGGCCTTGAAAACCGGCTGGGCTGGGGCCAGGAACATCCTTGCGGTGCGGCTGGACAGCATGGGCGACGTCTTGATGAGCTCGCCCGCACTTGCCGCCATGCGCCTGAGCTCGCCCGACGTACGCCTGACTCTGCTCACCTCGATCGAGGGCGCGCGCACCGCGCGCCACGTCGATGTGGTGGACGACACGCTGGTCTACGCCGCCCCCTGGGTCGCACCGGCTGCCGAACCGTCCTCGCACCGCGCCGATCTGGCCTTCATCAACACACTCGCCCAGCGCGGCTTTGACGCGGCGGTGATCTTCACCGTGTGCACGCAAAGCGCGCTGCCAGCGGCGCTGGCCTGCAGACTGGCGGGCATACCGCTGCGCCTGGCGCACAGCCGCGAAAACCCCTACGCGCTGCTGACCGACTGGGTGCGCGACCCCGACACCGAGATCGCCAGCGCCCGCCATGAGGTGCAACGCCAGCTTGACCTGGTGCGCGAGGTCGGCTTCGAGACGCAAGACCAGCACCTGCGCATGCGCTACGACCACGCCGATGCCTTGCGCATGCAGGCCGCGCTGGCAGAGGCCGGCGGCGATGTGCGCCGCCCCTACATCGTGGTGCACGCCGGGGCGCGCGCCGCCTCGCGGCGCTATCCGGCGCCGCTCTATGGCGTGGTCGCGCGGGCGCTGCAGGCGCGTACCGGCATGCAGCTGGTATTCACGGGCTCGGACGGCGAGGCGGATCTGGTGACGCAGGCCGCGGCGCAGATGAGTCAGGCGCCGGTGGACCTGGCCGGAAAACTGGGCCTGGGCGAGCTCGCCGCGCTCCTCGATGGTGCGCAGGTGCTCTTGTGCAACAACACCGGTCCGGCCCACATGGCCGCCGCGCTGGGCACGCCGGTGGTGGTCTTGTATGCGCTGACCAACCCGCAGCACACGCCCTGGCAGGTTCCGGCGCGCGTGCTCAGCCACGACGTGCCCTGCCGCAACTGCCTCAAGAGCCGCTGCCCCGAGATACACCACGACTGCCTGCTGCGCATTGCACCCGAGACCGTGGTCGAAGCGACGCTCGACCTGTTGGCGCGCAGCGCATCGGTGCCGCACCACGGCGCTGCACATGCCGCAGCGCGCTGGCAGCACCATGGCGCGGCGCGCCCAGCGGCCAGGGCCGCCGTGGGCTGA
- a CDS encoding adenylyltransferase/cytidyltransferase family protein, whose protein sequence is MPEAKICSRAQGPSRVAALAGPVVFTNGVFDLLHRGHVQCLEAARALGGSLVVGVNSDASTRELGKGPGRPVNPQEDRAAVLAALECVSLVIVFDEATPLALLTQLRPDIYVKGGDYRNKPLLEAELMRQWGGSAVVLDYLPGRSTTALLERAFHIGNMEIAK, encoded by the coding sequence ATGCCTGAAGCCAAGATCTGTTCACGCGCCCAAGGGCCGAGCCGGGTGGCCGCGCTCGCAGGCCCGGTGGTGTTCACCAACGGCGTTTTTGATCTGCTGCACCGCGGCCACGTGCAATGTCTGGAGGCGGCGCGCGCCCTGGGTGGCTCGCTGGTCGTCGGGGTCAACAGCGACGCCTCCACGCGCGAGCTGGGCAAGGGACCCGGGCGGCCAGTCAATCCGCAAGAGGACCGCGCGGCGGTGCTGGCGGCTCTCGAATGCGTGTCGCTGGTGATCGTGTTCGACGAGGCCACGCCGCTCGCCTTGCTCACCCAGCTGCGCCCCGACATCTACGTCAAGGGTGGCGACTACCGCAACAAGCCCCTGCTGGAGGCCGAGCTGATGCGTCAGTGGGGTGGCTCCGCCGTGGTGCTCGATTACCTGCCGGGCCGCTCGACGACAGCGCTGCTCGAGCGGGCGTTTCACATTGGCAATATGGAGATAGCGAAATGA
- a CDS encoding SIS domain-containing protein, producing MKVMHAPSRAGFGPSSWLPDPPYRRALREHRLLFDGLVAIQEEVEAAAAMLVQSLVAGKKLMLCGNGGSAADSQHIAAELTGRFVHDRRPLAAMALTTDSSALTCIANDYDFEQVFARQVGALGQAGDCLVAISTSGNSPNVLRAVETARRMRIATVALTGRSGGRLGETCDAAIVVPSSITARIQEAHIFVGHVLCALVEDGLTRAGMLHAAQPALGKAQIAPMLPVTGKTMPVT from the coding sequence ATGAAAGTCATGCACGCACCCTCGAGGGCCGGCTTCGGTCCCTCGTCCTGGTTGCCCGATCCGCCCTACCGGCGCGCGCTGCGCGAGCACCGCCTGCTGTTCGACGGTCTGGTCGCGATTCAGGAAGAAGTGGAAGCCGCTGCGGCCATGCTGGTGCAGTCGCTGGTGGCGGGCAAGAAGCTCATGCTCTGCGGCAACGGCGGCTCGGCCGCCGACAGCCAGCACATTGCGGCCGAGCTCACCGGGCGTTTCGTGCACGACCGCCGGCCACTCGCGGCCATGGCATTGACCACCGACAGCTCGGCGCTCACCTGCATCGCCAACGATTACGACTTCGAGCAGGTGTTTGCGCGCCAGGTGGGCGCGCTCGGGCAAGCCGGCGACTGCCTCGTGGCCATATCGACCTCGGGCAATTCCCCCAACGTCTTGCGCGCGGTGGAAACCGCGCGGCGCATGCGCATTGCCACGGTGGCGCTGACCGGGCGCAGCGGCGGGCGCCTTGGGGAAACCTGCGACGCGGCCATCGTCGTGCCTTCGTCCATCACCGCGCGCATTCAGGAGGCGCACATCTTCGTCGGGCACGTGCTGTGCGCGCTGGTCGAAGACGGCTTGACGCGCGCCGGCATGCTGCACGCGGCCCAGCCGGCGCTGGGCAAGGCTCAGATCGCGCCTATGCTGCCGGTCACTGGCAAGACGATGCCGGTGACATAG
- a CDS encoding SDR family oxidoreductase, giving the protein MNDEQHPSARSDDTLQTQREIQQRQDRRDRQASDKEKDQGAAQAGARIQPETMPAQHLQKPGSEAALELAPRFLAPDYRGSGKLQDKVALVTGGDSGIGRAVAVLFAREGADVAIVFLSAQQDAEHTKECVEREGRRCLLLQGDVKDSGFCEQAVRETRETLGGLDVLVNNAAFQEHAQSIEDISDERLNETLQTNIGGYFRMTRAAVPHLGSGAAIINTGSVVGLRGSAHLLDYAATKGAIHAFTKALASNLVAKGIRVNAVAPGPVWTPLNPADLPAKKVAEFGKQTDMKRAAQPEELSPAFVFLASPVMSGYVTGIVLPVTGSIGAI; this is encoded by the coding sequence ATGAACGACGAACAACACCCATCCGCGCGCAGCGACGACACCTTGCAGACCCAGCGGGAGATACAACAGCGGCAGGACCGCCGCGACCGCCAGGCGTCCGACAAAGAGAAGGACCAGGGCGCGGCCCAGGCAGGCGCGCGCATCCAGCCCGAAACCATGCCTGCGCAGCATCTGCAAAAGCCCGGCAGCGAAGCGGCGCTGGAGCTTGCCCCGCGCTTTCTCGCGCCCGACTACCGCGGCAGCGGCAAGCTGCAGGACAAGGTGGCCCTGGTCACCGGTGGTGACTCGGGCATAGGCCGGGCCGTGGCGGTGCTCTTCGCGCGCGAGGGCGCGGACGTGGCCATCGTCTTTCTCAGCGCGCAGCAGGACGCCGAGCACACCAAGGAATGCGTGGAGCGTGAGGGGCGGCGCTGTCTGCTGCTGCAAGGCGACGTGAAGGACAGCGGGTTTTGCGAACAGGCGGTGCGCGAGACGCGCGAGACCCTGGGCGGCCTCGACGTGCTGGTGAACAACGCCGCCTTCCAGGAGCATGCCCAAAGCATCGAGGACATCAGCGACGAGCGGCTCAACGAGACGCTGCAGACCAACATCGGCGGCTATTTCCGCATGACGCGCGCCGCCGTGCCACACCTGGGCAGCGGCGCGGCGATCATCAACACCGGCTCGGTCGTGGGCCTGCGGGGCAGCGCGCATCTGCTCGATTACGCGGCCACCAAGGGCGCCATCCACGCCTTCACCAAGGCGCTGGCGAGCAATCTCGTCGCCAAGGGCATACGCGTCAACGCCGTCGCACCCGGCCCGGTATGGACGCCGCTCAACCCCGCAGACCTGCCGGCGAAGAAGGTGGCCGAGTTCGGCAAACAAACCGACATGAAGCGGGCCGCACAACCCGAGGAGTTGTCGCCCGCCTTCGTCTTCCTTGCTTCGCCGGTGATGTCGGGCTATGTCACCGGCATCGTCTTGCCAGTGACCGGCAGCATAGGCGCGATCTGA
- a CDS encoding DUF4142 domain-containing protein: protein MSIDHTHSPRAREPATSTLSARRPRGLRPGAGVALLAAVFLAAGGAQAADAAGTAASSAAAAHTQGATQSDAAPTALRGKDKLAHADASFLKDAAQNNQAEIKGSEMALEKARNAQTKAFAQQMLNDHRKAGQELERLAAAKGVDLPDDASLMQKAKLELLNLANDKDFDRMYAESVGVKAHKDTIELFRKAAQEAKDPDVRAFATRTLPTLEHHLQEAHELPGAPAEKSAAAR, encoded by the coding sequence ATGTCCATTGATCACACCCACAGTCCTCGCGCGCGCGAGCCCGCCACTTCTACCCTGAGCGCCCGCAGGCCGCGTGGCCTGCGCCCGGGAGCAGGCGTAGCGCTGCTTGCTGCCGTGTTCCTCGCGGCGGGCGGCGCCCAGGCGGCCGATGCTGCCGGCACTGCCGCCAGCAGCGCTGCGGCGGCGCACACGCAGGGTGCCACGCAGAGCGACGCGGCGCCGACGGCGCTGCGCGGCAAGGACAAGCTCGCGCATGCCGACGCCTCCTTCCTCAAGGATGCCGCCCAGAACAACCAGGCCGAGATCAAGGGCAGCGAGATGGCGCTGGAGAAGGCCAGGAACGCGCAGACCAAAGCGTTCGCCCAGCAGATGCTGAACGACCACCGCAAGGCGGGACAGGAGCTCGAACGTCTGGCTGCCGCCAAGGGTGTGGACCTGCCCGACGATGCCTCGCTGATGCAAAAGGCCAAGCTCGAGCTGCTCAATCTGGCCAACGACAAGGACTTCGACCGCATGTACGCCGAAAGCGTCGGCGTGAAGGCCCACAAGGACACGATAGAACTGTTTCGCAAGGCCGCGCAGGAAGCCAAGGACCCGGACGTGCGTGCGTTTGCCACGCGCACCCTGCCCACGCTGGAGCACCATCTGCAAGAAGCGCATGAGCTGCCCGGCGCCCCTGCCGAAAAGAGCGCTGCGGCGCGCTGA
- the trpB gene encoding tryptophan synthase subunit beta, protein MTNPFAPMPDAQGFFGPYGGQLVPPFLKQAMDDIAKAYAEITQRADFQQELRELQTDYVGRPSPIFHARRLSQQLGGAQIHLKREDLNHTGAHKINHCLGEALLARFMNKTKVIAETGAGQHGVALATACALVGIPCEIHMGQVDIEKEHPNVTKMRILGATLVPVTRGAATLKEAVDNAFEEYLKDPTNFFYAIGSVVGPHPFPMMVRDFQSIVGREAREQFLTRHGKLPDYAAACVGGGSNAMGLFTAFLEDESVKLVGVEPAGEGTDKPGRHAATLTMGKPGEIHGMKCYVLEDAPGVPAAVHSIASGLDYPGIGPQHSYLKDIGRVQYELADDQQALDAYMRLSRVEGIVPALESAHAVAWAMRVAPGLGKEVNILVNLSGRGDKDADYVAHKLGL, encoded by the coding sequence ATGACCAACCCGTTCGCACCCATGCCCGACGCCCAGGGCTTCTTCGGCCCCTACGGCGGCCAGCTGGTGCCGCCGTTTCTCAAGCAGGCGATGGACGACATTGCCAAGGCCTACGCCGAGATCACGCAGCGCGCGGACTTCCAGCAAGAGCTGCGCGAGCTGCAGACGGACTACGTCGGCCGGCCCAGCCCCATCTTTCACGCGCGGCGCCTGTCGCAGCAGCTCGGCGGCGCGCAGATTCACCTCAAGCGCGAAGACCTCAACCACACCGGCGCGCACAAGATCAACCACTGCCTGGGCGAGGCGCTGCTGGCCAGGTTCATGAACAAGACCAAGGTGATTGCCGAGACCGGCGCGGGCCAGCACGGCGTGGCGCTGGCCACGGCCTGCGCGCTGGTAGGCATACCCTGCGAGATCCACATGGGCCAGGTGGACATCGAAAAAGAACACCCCAACGTCACCAAGATGCGCATCCTGGGTGCGACGCTGGTGCCGGTCACGCGCGGCGCCGCCACGCTCAAGGAGGCGGTGGACAACGCCTTCGAGGAATACCTGAAGGACCCGACCAACTTCTTCTACGCCATCGGCTCGGTGGTCGGGCCGCACCCGTTTCCGATGATGGTGCGCGACTTTCAAAGCATCGTCGGGCGCGAGGCGCGCGAGCAATTCCTGACGCGCCACGGCAAGCTGCCCGACTATGCCGCGGCCTGCGTGGGCGGCGGCTCCAACGCCATGGGCTTGTTCACCGCCTTTCTTGAGGACGAGAGCGTGAAGCTCGTGGGCGTGGAGCCCGCGGGCGAAGGCACGGACAAGCCCGGGCGCCACGCGGCCACGCTCACCATGGGCAAGCCCGGCGAAATCCACGGCATGAAGTGCTACGTGCTGGAAGACGCGCCGGGCGTGCCCGCAGCCGTGCACAGCATCGCCTCGGGCCTGGACTACCCCGGCATCGGGCCGCAGCACAGCTACCTCAAGGACATTGGCCGGGTGCAGTACGAGCTGGCCGACGACCAGCAGGCGCTCGATGCCTACATGCGCCTGTCGCGCGTGGAGGGCATCGTGCCGGCGCTGGAGAGCGCGCACGCCGTCGCCTGGGCCATGCGCGTGGCGCCCGGGCTGGGCAAGGAGGTGAACATCCTCGTGAACCTCTCGGGCCGGGGCGACAAGGACGCGGACTACGTGGCGCACAAGCTCGGGCTCTGA
- the aat gene encoding leucyl/phenylalanyl-tRNA--protein transferase, which yields MSGPIPWLAAHDPFPPPQTSWGPDSPMPGLLAAGGALDVPHLVAAYAQGIFPWFGEDQPILWWSTAPRMVLHLDEFRLHASLRKTLKRFRAAPGHALRVDSDFAAVIHACASTARAGQAGTWIVPQMVRAYEALHAAGFAHSVETWVQGRLVGGLYCVALGRAVFGESMFAHARDASKIALAALVALCRAQGVRLIDCQQNTRHLASLGAREIEREDFLAHVAQARILAALDWRFAPQCWDELLPAITA from the coding sequence ATGAGCGGCCCCATCCCCTGGCTGGCGGCGCACGACCCGTTTCCGCCGCCGCAAACGAGCTGGGGGCCGGACAGCCCCATGCCCGGTCTGCTCGCTGCGGGCGGCGCGCTGGACGTGCCGCACCTGGTGGCGGCCTATGCCCAGGGGATTTTTCCGTGGTTTGGCGAGGACCAGCCCATCCTCTGGTGGAGCACGGCGCCGCGCATGGTGCTGCATCTGGATGAATTTCGCCTGCATGCCTCGCTGCGCAAGACGCTCAAGCGCTTTCGCGCCGCGCCAGGGCACGCGCTGCGCGTGGACAGCGACTTTGCCGCGGTGATCCACGCCTGCGCGAGTACCGCGCGCGCGGGCCAGGCGGGCACCTGGATCGTGCCGCAGATGGTGCGCGCCTACGAAGCCTTGCACGCCGCAGGCTTTGCCCACAGCGTCGAGACCTGGGTGCAGGGACGGCTCGTGGGCGGTCTGTACTGCGTGGCGCTGGGGCGCGCGGTGTTCGGTGAATCCATGTTCGCGCACGCGCGCGATGCCTCCAAGATCGCGCTGGCGGCGCTGGTGGCTTTGTGCCGCGCCCAGGGGGTGCGGCTGATCGATTGCCAGCAGAACACGCGCCATCTGGCGTCGCTGGGCGCGCGCGAGATCGAGCGCGAGGACTTCCTCGCGCATGTGGCGCAGGCACGCATACTGGCGGCGCTGGATTGGCGTTTTGCACCACAATGCTGGGACGAGCTTTTGCCTGCCATCACAGCATGA